A region of Polynucleobacter sp. JS-Mosq-20-D10 DNA encodes the following proteins:
- the glcE gene encoding glycolate oxidase subunit GlcE, whose translation MSTTSNANIDLFQEQILAAVKNKTPLSIEGGGTKSWYGNANSYTKLNTRTYSGILEYQPEELVITVRAGTPLKEIEAALADKNQMLAFEPPHFGEGATFGGVIAAGLAGPRRISAGNLRDFVLGVRILDGKGQDLSFGGKVMKNVAGYDVSRLLPGSMGTLSLLLEASVKVLPRPAATTSLRCNITQARALKLVNEWAGQPLPLSASCWIGNSIGGDGELTIRLAGATAAVKAAIPMMGAAVKASELDPQVAEEFWASLREQQLAVFSILNSDETLYRLALPAACGPLTHENISGDIALEWNGQQRWLKALGDDATYASIKALASAHGGHATRFKQGSNVDPGKQRFTLLSEQVHSTALEAVQARLRTAFDPAGIFATSRLP comes from the coding sequence ATGTCAACAACTAGCAATGCAAATATTGACTTATTTCAAGAGCAAATTCTGGCGGCAGTTAAAAACAAAACTCCTTTATCCATTGAAGGTGGTGGCACAAAGTCTTGGTATGGGAACGCCAACTCTTATACCAAGTTAAATACCCGCACTTACTCAGGGATTTTGGAATACCAGCCTGAAGAGTTGGTGATTACTGTGCGCGCTGGTACACCGCTAAAAGAAATTGAAGCTGCTCTAGCTGATAAGAATCAAATGCTGGCATTTGAGCCTCCCCACTTTGGTGAGGGCGCAACTTTTGGTGGAGTGATTGCTGCGGGCTTAGCGGGCCCAAGACGCATTAGCGCGGGCAATTTACGTGATTTTGTTCTAGGCGTTCGCATCCTCGATGGTAAAGGCCAAGACCTATCCTTTGGCGGCAAGGTGATGAAGAACGTTGCGGGATATGATGTCTCACGCTTACTACCCGGATCAATGGGAACCTTGTCACTGTTGCTAGAGGCTTCTGTAAAAGTATTGCCGCGACCAGCTGCCACAACATCTCTGCGTTGCAACATTACGCAAGCACGCGCACTAAAACTCGTCAATGAATGGGCAGGTCAGCCTTTACCACTCTCTGCAAGCTGTTGGATTGGCAATTCAATCGGTGGTGATGGTGAACTCACTATTCGCTTAGCCGGTGCTACTGCTGCAGTTAAAGCGGCGATTCCGATGATGGGAGCAGCCGTCAAGGCAAGCGAATTAGACCCTCAAGTTGCTGAGGAATTTTGGGCTTCTTTGCGAGAACAACAATTAGCTGTTTTTTCAATCCTCAACAGTGATGAGACTTTGTATCGTCTCGCGCTTCCAGCCGCCTGCGGACCACTCACTCATGAAAATATCAGCGGTGATATTGCTTTGGAATGGAATGGCCAGCAACGTTGGCTAAAGGCGCTGGGCGATGATGCCACTTATGCATCCATCAAGGCCTTAGCTAGCGCTCATGGCGGGCATGCAACCCGCTTTAAGCAAGGAAGCAATGTTGATCCAGGCAAGCAACGCTTTACCCTTTTGAGTGAGCAAGTGCACTCAACTGCTTTAGAGGCAGTGCAAGCACGCCTCAGAACCGCCTTTGATCCAGCAGGCATATTTGCTACTTCACGCCTTCCTT